In the genome of Saprospira sp. CCB-QB6, one region contains:
- a CDS encoding CHAT domain-containing protein, with the protein MKKIYYKHPLAILFLALLLFFLPQSLMGQEKGRIDSLKALGQEESILGALSYNQWAKKEFKAKNYSEALQLFEEEIRCRTHLLDTGELATLKVRAYYNASLMARVLGQYELAQKHGFACLNNSKKLLGDKDVETLDAYRLIADIGYYSQAYELEQSYGDTALWLCESAETLDSSRYSSLLVLQAAREIKKGFYVEGDRLLQKALKIESQRNPKDPKIQKSLAKIYNDLAVLSDYQDRFGSALNYYNKALALRKATGGEEQLSLIWLYDNMGVLYHRMDRPLNALEYQHQALDIAKKLIGEDHPRYALVLQHSAVSFYKLNQYGQAEKRLQKAINIYIKSLGADSPKVSVAKMRLAKVKSQRDWPAAQVLFQEAESILLKNITQNGPALADLYFEWADAADKHKLGKVILEKTTQALEKNRYLGKDNYREPRLALRCWTLWLNYANYNDFIGKKTQLLALQRDIHKQLERSPNQSDKQLLLNTAKHFYGAYIDHIYRHKAQYLQKEDMRNQLLALFETSKSVLLNHSLALHQKLRSLQLSPAQEKACLKARNQAVYYEELWTQADPQDKAAFARLKKQYEQAKSNWQKLEKEFGLDKARKNAANWQLPNVRQLQAELGTKELLLHYFSHKDNHFCLSIGRQEIQLKELNKILLKAPLARLLNGFYQSEQLFELDAKQRYKNFVDDAQLLSELLLPKNIAEFDQLSIVSDGVLEYLPFELLFSRAVLPEDNFKTLPYLIRTKSVRYVYNWEVLQKQEQHIPQKRPKMLALAPVYNWESPIHKPLAGAQEEVSWLNSRYRSQKIEPFPNKQQLLASIGGYQLVHLAMHALAPDSSDAFLLLPEKGENGRLDSKELAALSLEKQDLLVLSACQTALGKQSNGEGVMSLGRALAHSAAPSAMVTLWSWNDESAVYLMRRFYIQLEQGLPKDKALQAAKIDYLNNAQEIHCHPFFWAAPIIFGNRQALPLSPQPNYWPYYLGGAAAFFLLLLAFWRWRS; encoded by the coding sequence AAGATATACTATAAACATCCCCTAGCAATCCTATTTTTAGCCCTTCTTCTATTTTTTTTGCCCCAAAGCTTAATGGGCCAAGAAAAGGGGCGCATTGACAGCCTAAAAGCCTTGGGGCAGGAGGAAAGTATTTTGGGCGCCTTAAGCTATAACCAATGGGCCAAAAAAGAATTTAAAGCCAAAAATTATAGTGAAGCACTACAGCTTTTTGAAGAAGAAATTCGCTGTAGAACTCATTTGCTCGACACAGGCGAACTAGCTACGCTAAAGGTTCGCGCCTATTATAATGCTAGCCTAATGGCTAGAGTCCTTGGCCAATATGAATTGGCCCAAAAACATGGTTTTGCCTGCCTCAACAACAGCAAAAAGTTGTTGGGGGACAAGGATGTAGAAACCCTAGATGCCTATCGCCTCATTGCCGATATTGGCTATTATAGCCAAGCCTATGAACTAGAGCAAAGCTATGGCGATACCGCCCTTTGGCTTTGTGAATCTGCTGAAACCTTAGACAGTAGCCGCTATAGTAGCTTACTGGTCTTGCAAGCCGCCCGAGAAATAAAAAAAGGCTTTTATGTAGAAGGGGATCGACTCTTGCAAAAGGCCCTCAAAATTGAAAGTCAACGCAACCCTAAGGACCCTAAAATCCAAAAAAGCTTGGCCAAAATTTATAATGATTTGGCCGTTCTTTCCGATTATCAAGACCGCTTTGGCAGTGCCCTAAATTACTACAACAAAGCCCTCGCTTTGCGAAAAGCAACCGGGGGAGAAGAACAACTTTCCCTCATTTGGTTATATGACAATATGGGCGTGCTCTACCATCGTATGGATCGCCCCTTAAACGCCTTGGAATACCAACACCAAGCCCTAGATATCGCCAAAAAGCTAATTGGAGAAGACCACCCCCGCTATGCCCTCGTCTTACAACACTCAGCTGTTTCTTTTTACAAACTCAACCAATACGGACAAGCGGAAAAGCGCCTACAAAAAGCCATAAACATCTATATAAAAAGCTTAGGTGCAGACAGCCCCAAAGTAAGTGTTGCTAAAATGAGGCTGGCCAAGGTTAAATCTCAGCGAGATTGGCCTGCCGCTCAAGTCCTTTTTCAAGAAGCCGAAAGCATTTTACTAAAAAATATCACGCAAAATGGCCCCGCCCTAGCCGATCTCTATTTTGAATGGGCCGATGCGGCAGATAAACATAAACTGGGCAAAGTCATTCTGGAAAAAACAACTCAGGCCCTAGAAAAAAATCGTTATCTAGGTAAAGATAACTATCGAGAACCTCGCTTAGCCCTTCGCTGCTGGACGCTCTGGCTAAATTATGCCAACTATAATGACTTTATAGGCAAAAAAACACAATTGCTCGCCCTCCAACGCGATATTCATAAACAATTGGAACGCAGCCCTAACCAAAGTGATAAACAACTATTGCTCAATACCGCCAAACACTTTTATGGCGCCTATATTGACCATATTTACCGACACAAAGCGCAGTATCTTCAAAAAGAAGACATGCGCAACCAACTCCTCGCCCTCTTTGAAACCAGCAAATCGGTCCTCTTGAACCACAGCTTGGCCCTACACCAAAAACTTCGGAGCCTACAACTTTCCCCCGCTCAAGAAAAAGCTTGCTTAAAAGCACGCAATCAAGCTGTTTATTATGAAGAGCTTTGGACCCAAGCCGATCCTCAGGATAAAGCGGCCTTCGCCCGCCTCAAAAAGCAATATGAACAAGCAAAAAGTAATTGGCAGAAACTAGAAAAAGAGTTTGGCCTAGACAAAGCCCGAAAAAATGCAGCTAACTGGCAACTGCCCAATGTTAGACAACTACAAGCAGAATTAGGGACCAAAGAATTACTCCTCCACTATTTTTCTCATAAAGACAATCACTTTTGTCTGAGTATCGGCCGTCAGGAAATTCAATTGAAAGAACTGAACAAAATATTACTCAAAGCCCCGCTTGCCCGCTTACTCAATGGCTTCTACCAAAGCGAACAACTCTTTGAATTGGATGCCAAACAACGCTACAAAAACTTTGTAGATGATGCTCAACTCCTATCAGAACTCCTGCTCCCCAAAAACATAGCAGAGTTTGACCAGTTGAGTATCGTTAGTGATGGCGTCTTGGAATACCTTCCCTTTGAACTCCTCTTTAGCCGTGCAGTTCTACCCGAAGATAATTTCAAGACCCTGCCCTATCTCATCCGAACAAAAAGTGTCCGATATGTGTACAACTGGGAGGTATTACAAAAACAAGAACAACATATTCCCCAAAAAAGACCTAAGATGCTTGCCTTGGCCCCCGTTTATAATTGGGAAAGCCCCATACATAAACCCTTAGCTGGTGCCCAAGAAGAAGTATCTTGGCTAAACAGTCGCTATCGCTCTCAAAAAATAGAGCCTTTCCCCAATAAGCAACAGTTGTTGGCTAGTATTGGCGGCTATCAATTAGTACATTTGGCTATGCACGCTCTGGCCCCAGATAGTAGTGACGCCTTTTTGCTTTTACCCGAAAAAGGCGAAAATGGTCGACTAGATAGTAAAGAACTAGCCGCCCTTTCTCTAGAGAAACAAGATCTGCTCGTCCTCTCCGCCTGCCAAACTGCCCTTGGCAAACAAAGTAATGGAGAAGGGGTTATGAGCCTTGGTCGAGCTTTGGCCCATAGCGCCGCCCCCTCGGCTATGGTAACGCTTTGGTCCTGGAACGATGAATCGGCCGTCTACCTTATGCGCCGCTTCTATATCCAACTCGAACAAGGCCTCCCTAAAGATAAGGCTCTACAAGCCGCCAAAATAGATTATCTCAATAATGCCCAAGAAATACACTGCCATCCCTTTTTCTGGGCCGCTCCTATTATCTTTGGCAACCGCCAAGCCCTGCCCCTAAGCCCCCAGCCAAATTATTGGCCCTACTATCTGGGCGGAGCCGCAGCCTTTTTCCTCCTCCTACTCGCCTTCTGGCGCTGGAGGTCTTAA
- a CDS encoding IMPACT family protein: MSAEIIDRYTTLAEPREGLYKEKGSKFIAYAYEVEDEEEIQLYLEEVRQLHFKARHHCYAWRLGLDKTHYRANDDGEPSGTAGRPILGQIDSFGLTHCLIIVVRYFGGTKLGTSGLKTAYKAASFEALNEAPTVVRILKQKVKLFLPYPLLSDWMNYLKGADMDIKSSDYAAEEVVLTLSLPLSRLAELQARLDDPLITDIKTEGLEE; the protein is encoded by the coding sequence TTGTCAGCAGAAATTATTGACCGCTATACGACTTTGGCGGAGCCCCGGGAGGGATTGTATAAGGAAAAAGGGAGTAAATTCATTGCCTATGCCTATGAGGTAGAGGATGAAGAGGAGATCCAGTTATACTTGGAAGAGGTTCGGCAGTTGCATTTTAAGGCGAGGCATCATTGTTATGCTTGGCGTTTGGGTTTAGACAAAACGCATTATCGGGCCAATGATGATGGAGAGCCTTCGGGAACGGCGGGCCGGCCTATTTTGGGCCAAATTGATAGTTTTGGATTAACGCATTGTTTAATTATTGTGGTGCGTTACTTTGGGGGGACCAAATTGGGGACTTCAGGTTTGAAAACGGCCTATAAGGCGGCTAGTTTTGAGGCCTTGAATGAGGCACCGACGGTTGTTCGGATTCTGAAACAGAAAGTCAAGCTCTTCTTGCCCTATCCTTTACTTAGTGATTGGATGAACTATTTAAAGGGGGCGGATATGGACATCAAAAGTTCTGATTATGCGGCGGAAGAAGTCGTTTTGACGCTTTCGTTGCCCTTATCTCGCTTGGCAGAGTTGCAGGCGCGCTTGGATGATCCTTTGATTACAGATATTAAGACGGAAGGGCTAGAGGAATAG
- a CDS encoding 1,4-dihydroxy-6-naphthoate synthase: MEKIKIGYSPCPNDTFIFDALVHGKIDTEGLEFEVHHADVEELNRLAFAGELPVCKLSYHAFAHLWKDYQLLRAGSALGNNCGPLLVAARPFSEEEVAGAKIAIPGQHTTANFLLSFAFPAAQQRQEYLFSDIEGAVLAGQVDLGLLIHENRFTYAQRGLHKVMDLGQYWEEQTGLPIPLGGIAVRRDLPEELKQKIGRLLRKSVEYAFAHPLASAEYVAEHAQEMDVEVCRQHINLYVTENSIDFGPKGEAAIAQLMQSLNIQADLPLWVAI; the protein is encoded by the coding sequence ATGGAAAAGATCAAAATAGGCTATTCGCCTTGTCCCAATGATACCTTTATCTTTGATGCTTTGGTGCATGGGAAAATAGATACAGAGGGATTAGAATTTGAGGTACATCATGCGGATGTAGAGGAGCTTAATCGCTTAGCTTTTGCGGGGGAGTTGCCTGTTTGCAAGTTGAGTTATCATGCTTTTGCGCATTTGTGGAAAGATTATCAACTCTTGCGGGCGGGTTCTGCTTTGGGGAACAATTGTGGGCCTTTATTGGTGGCGGCACGGCCTTTTTCGGAAGAAGAAGTGGCGGGAGCAAAAATTGCGATTCCGGGGCAGCATACCACGGCAAATTTCCTTTTATCCTTTGCTTTTCCTGCGGCTCAGCAGCGGCAAGAATATTTGTTCTCGGATATTGAGGGGGCTGTTCTTGCTGGGCAAGTAGATTTGGGCTTGTTGATTCATGAAAACCGTTTTACCTATGCCCAAAGAGGCTTGCATAAGGTAATGGATTTGGGGCAATATTGGGAGGAGCAAACGGGTTTGCCAATACCTTTGGGCGGCATAGCGGTTCGTAGAGATTTGCCAGAGGAGCTCAAGCAAAAGATTGGGCGCTTGTTGCGTAAATCGGTAGAATATGCCTTTGCGCACCCATTAGCTTCGGCGGAATATGTAGCGGAGCATGCGCAAGAAATGGATGTAGAAGTTTGTCGGCAGCATATCAATTTGTATGTTACCGAGAACAGTATAGATTTTGGACCAAAGGGAGAGGCGGCCATTGCCCAGTTGATGCAGAGCCTCAATATTCAAGCAGATTTGCCCCTTTGGGTAGCGATTTAA
- a CDS encoding threonine aldolase family protein: protein MLDFRSDTVTRPSKGMLAAMQKAPLGDDVFGEDPLTNALEEETAQRFGFEAGLFCPSGTMANQIAIKNHSSAPGSLICDQRAHVYLYEVGGISFHSGLTPILTNDEAGLMQPASLLAALPNPNDLHKAAAQLLVLENTCNKGGGSCYELDQMQQLSQLARAQDLAVHLDGARIANAIVAKGYSEKEVGACFDSISICLSKGLGAPIGSLLLGASSFIRSARRLRKLFGGGMRQTGQLAAAGQYALAQQWDRLAEDHEKAAQLGALLEKQGYCEELAPVQTNIVLFRLRDELSPQAFLDQLAAKGLFAVPFGGQWIRLVTHLDISAADMQQAEQILRSI, encoded by the coding sequence ATGCTAGACTTTAGATCCGATACCGTCACTCGGCCAAGCAAAGGAATGTTGGCCGCCATGCAAAAGGCCCCCCTAGGCGATGACGTTTTTGGCGAAGATCCCTTAACCAATGCCTTAGAAGAAGAAACAGCTCAACGCTTTGGCTTTGAGGCCGGCCTCTTCTGTCCCTCTGGGACCATGGCCAACCAAATTGCGATCAAAAACCATAGCTCGGCTCCTGGTAGCCTCATTTGTGATCAACGGGCTCATGTATATTTATATGAGGTAGGGGGCATTAGCTTTCACTCTGGCCTTACCCCCATTTTGACCAATGATGAGGCGGGATTGATGCAGCCTGCGAGTTTGTTGGCCGCCTTGCCCAATCCCAATGATTTGCATAAGGCCGCAGCCCAGCTTTTAGTTTTGGAAAATACCTGTAATAAAGGAGGTGGAAGCTGTTATGAGTTGGACCAAATGCAGCAATTATCTCAATTGGCCCGTGCGCAAGACTTAGCCGTCCATTTAGATGGGGCCCGCATTGCCAATGCCATTGTGGCCAAAGGTTATAGCGAAAAAGAAGTAGGGGCCTGCTTTGATAGCATTTCGATCTGTCTTTCTAAGGGCCTAGGGGCACCTATTGGCTCTTTATTATTGGGCGCTAGCAGTTTTATCCGTTCGGCTAGACGTCTGCGCAAGCTCTTTGGTGGTGGAATGCGGCAAACTGGCCAATTGGCGGCGGCTGGGCAATATGCTTTGGCCCAACAATGGGATCGTTTGGCGGAGGACCATGAGAAGGCGGCCCAACTAGGCGCTTTGTTAGAAAAACAAGGCTATTGTGAAGAATTGGCCCCTGTACAAACTAATATTGTTCTCTTTCGTTTAAGGGATGAATTATCGCCTCAGGCATTTTTGGACCAATTGGCGGCCAAAGGCCTGTTTGCTGTTCCCTTTGGGGGGCAATGGATACGTCTAGTTACTCATCTGGATATCTCTGCAGCAGATATGCAGCAGGCCGAGCAAATCTTGCGCTCTATTTAA
- a CDS encoding acetyl-CoA C-acyltransferase, with amino-acid sequence MQNVFIYAASRTPRAAGQNSGPLQEIKPIQLLDSSIQAVLKAQPTVADYIGDLFLGCMTPVGEQGGNIARAAALYAGLPYQVAGTQINRFCASGLEALQMAAAKIELGWEQLVLAGGLESMNRVPELSDGGAMIYDPLVRAAVNFVPPSLSADLLANLQGFNRQELDEYAFEMHQRALKSQAAKWLRHNAALVYDQNGLPILEKNECLRHGLKAEDMAQFAPILSEKEAKDLDVMALMRYPSLEYVEHLHTPASAAQLADGSAMALLGNAEIGEKLGLKARAKVLSAKVVAVDPTLSFTAGLEAVKQLLAQTKIDKKDIELWEKVELFAAVGLHFTQALDIPLDRYNIFGSDIAWGYAAGAMGGIALANLLDGLEKEDKRLGCISISARAGLGAALLIERVE; translated from the coding sequence ATGCAAAATGTATTTATATATGCCGCCAGCCGAACGCCTCGTGCCGCTGGCCAAAATAGCGGCCCTCTACAAGAGATCAAACCGATCCAGCTGCTAGATAGCAGCATACAAGCGGTCTTGAAGGCCCAACCTACCGTTGCCGACTATATTGGTGACCTCTTTTTGGGCTGCATGACCCCCGTGGGCGAACAAGGTGGCAATATCGCCAGAGCCGCTGCCCTTTATGCAGGCTTGCCCTATCAAGTGGCAGGTACCCAAATTAACCGCTTTTGCGCCTCGGGCCTAGAAGCTCTGCAAATGGCCGCAGCTAAGATAGAACTCGGTTGGGAGCAATTGGTTTTGGCCGGAGGCCTAGAAAGTATGAACCGCGTGCCCGAACTCAGCGACGGAGGTGCCATGATCTACGATCCATTGGTCCGAGCCGCCGTGAATTTTGTGCCGCCCAGCCTAAGCGCCGATCTCCTCGCCAATTTGCAGGGATTTAACCGCCAAGAACTAGATGAATACGCTTTCGAGATGCACCAAAGAGCCCTAAAAAGCCAAGCCGCTAAATGGCTTCGCCACAACGCGGCCCTCGTCTATGACCAGAATGGCCTGCCTATTCTCGAAAAGAACGAATGTCTCCGCCATGGCCTAAAGGCTGAAGATATGGCCCAGTTCGCCCCCATTTTATCCGAAAAAGAAGCCAAGGACCTCGATGTAATGGCCCTTATGCGCTATCCCTCTTTGGAATATGTGGAGCATTTGCATACTCCCGCTTCTGCCGCCCAACTGGCCGATGGCTCGGCTATGGCTCTGCTCGGTAATGCCGAAATTGGCGAAAAATTAGGCCTCAAAGCCAGAGCTAAGGTCCTTAGCGCTAAGGTGGTGGCCGTCGATCCTACCCTCAGCTTTACCGCTGGCCTAGAGGCGGTCAAGCAACTACTGGCCCAAACAAAAATTGACAAAAAAGATATTGAACTCTGGGAAAAAGTGGAGCTTTTCGCCGCTGTCGGCCTACATTTTACCCAAGCACTAGATATTCCACTGGATCGATACAATATTTTTGGTAGCGATATCGCCTGGGGCTATGCCGCTGGCGCCATGGGCGGCATCGCTTTGGCCAATTTGCTCGATGGACTCGAAAAAGAGGATAAACGCCTAGGTTGTATCTCTATTTCGGCCCGAGCGGGGCTTGGTGCCGCCCTGCTGATTGAACGAGTTGAATAA
- a CDS encoding M43 family zinc metalloprotease — MNYLSFKQLACCLFLCFSFGLSAQHNHPPGPRNCHAMDVLQLQQQADPATLQRMQDIEQHTQNYIRSGQASSSRSVVTIPVVVHVIYNTTAQNISDAQILSQIQVLNDDFRRTNADADNTWSQAADSEIEFCLATVDPDGNATTGITRTYTSVSSFSTNDAMKYSSQGGKDAWPRDQYLNMWVCNIGGGILGYAQFPGSGSAATDGVVMGYKYFGTVGQATAPFDGGRTATHEVGHWLNLRHIWGDGACGVDDYVGDTPASDAANYGCSTGHTSCGSTDMVQNYMDYSDDACMNLFTAGQKARMQALFAPGGFRESLLSSNGCGGSTGGGTTFCSSAISSFPYSEGFESGLGNWSQSSSDDIDWTQNSGGTPSSSTGPSAASEATNYLYIEASSPNYPSKVAILNAPCFDLAALANPEFSFDYHMYGSAMGTLSLQASTDGSSWTTLWTTSSNQGNTWLSTTVDLSAYVGEVVQLRFYGSTGTSYTSDMAIDNIRLEDADGSTGGEPSCGETLSLNINFDNYPGETSWEIIDASSTVVASGDNYSGSSYSEDVCLPSACYDFVIYDSYGDGICCSYGTGSYSLTNAQGDVLASGASFGSSETTNFCLSSNRIAANVTTTENFSLSLYPNPAREQLTVELNSQGVVDAQIFDAMGRQIWSGQLQNGQHSIALDQLTDGLYYFTAIQADGQQIKQKFVKIN, encoded by the coding sequence ATGAATTATTTATCCTTTAAACAGCTAGCCTGTTGTCTTTTTTTATGTTTTTCTTTTGGCCTTTCGGCTCAGCATAACCATCCTCCTGGCCCTCGAAATTGTCATGCTATGGATGTTTTGCAACTGCAACAGCAAGCTGATCCCGCTACGCTACAACGTATGCAAGATATTGAGCAGCATACTCAGAACTACATCCGTTCAGGCCAAGCAAGTAGTAGTCGTTCGGTAGTGACTATCCCTGTAGTTGTGCATGTAATTTATAACACAACTGCTCAAAACATTAGTGATGCACAAATTCTTTCTCAAATTCAGGTGCTCAATGATGACTTCCGTCGAACTAATGCCGATGCAGACAATACTTGGTCTCAAGCTGCGGATTCAGAAATCGAATTTTGTTTAGCAACTGTAGATCCTGACGGAAATGCCACAACGGGAATCACCCGAACTTATACTTCTGTCTCTAGCTTCTCTACCAATGATGCTATGAAGTATAGCAGCCAAGGAGGAAAAGATGCTTGGCCACGTGATCAATACCTCAATATGTGGGTCTGTAATATCGGTGGCGGCATTTTGGGCTATGCGCAATTCCCTGGCTCTGGCTCTGCCGCTACAGATGGTGTAGTGATGGGCTATAAGTACTTTGGTACAGTAGGCCAAGCTACTGCTCCCTTTGATGGCGGACGTACTGCTACGCATGAGGTGGGCCACTGGCTCAACCTTCGCCACATCTGGGGCGATGGCGCTTGTGGAGTTGATGACTATGTGGGAGATACTCCCGCCTCTGATGCCGCTAACTATGGCTGCTCTACAGGCCATACATCTTGTGGCTCTACAGATATGGTCCAAAATTACATGGATTATTCTGATGACGCTTGTATGAACTTGTTTACAGCTGGACAAAAAGCTCGTATGCAGGCCCTCTTCGCTCCCGGCGGCTTCAGAGAAAGCCTCCTTAGCTCTAATGGTTGTGGTGGAAGCACTGGCGGAGGAACTACATTCTGTAGTAGCGCTATTTCTAGCTTTCCCTATTCAGAAGGCTTTGAGTCTGGCCTAGGTAATTGGAGCCAAAGCAGTAGCGATGACATCGATTGGACACAAAATAGCGGAGGAACGCCCTCGTCTTCTACTGGTCCCTCTGCAGCTTCAGAAGCGACTAACTATCTCTATATTGAAGCCTCTTCTCCCAATTATCCAAGTAAAGTGGCCATTTTGAATGCCCCTTGCTTTGACTTGGCCGCTCTAGCCAATCCCGAATTTAGCTTTGATTACCATATGTATGGATCGGCTATGGGAACACTTAGTCTTCAAGCTAGTACCGATGGAAGTAGCTGGACTACTCTATGGACAACTTCATCAAATCAAGGCAATACTTGGCTATCTACTACTGTAGATCTTAGTGCTTATGTTGGAGAAGTCGTGCAACTCCGCTTTTATGGCAGTACAGGAACTAGCTATACTAGTGATATGGCTATTGATAATATTCGTCTAGAAGATGCTGATGGTAGCACAGGAGGAGAACCGAGCTGTGGAGAAACCCTAAGTCTCAATATTAACTTTGATAATTACCCTGGAGAAACAAGTTGGGAGATCATTGATGCAAGCAGTACGGTGGTAGCTAGTGGCGATAACTACAGCGGTAGCAGCTATAGCGAAGATGTATGTTTGCCTTCGGCTTGCTACGACTTTGTTATCTATGATTCTTATGGAGACGGTATCTGCTGTAGCTATGGTACTGGTAGTTATAGCCTCACTAACGCCCAAGGCGATGTACTTGCTAGCGGCGCTAGCTTCGGCAGTAGCGAAACTACTAATTTCTGTCTTTCTAGCAATAGAATTGCAGCTAATGTAACTACTACAGAGAATTTCTCTCTTTCGCTTTATCCCAATCCCGCTCGCGAACAACTAACCGTAGAGCTCAATAGTCAAGGAGTTGTCGATGCCCAAATCTTTGATGCTATGGGCCGCCAAATTTGGTCTGGCCAATTGCAAAATGGACAACATAGCATTGCCCTCGATCAACTAACCGATGGACTCTATTATTTTACAGCCATCCAAGCCGATGGCCAGCAAATCAAACAGAAGTTTGTTAAAATCAACTAA
- the ung gene encoding uracil-DNA glycosylase gives MSQVQIEASWLEVLKAEFEQDYFAKIKARILADKQAGKTIYPPGPLIFNAFNKVPFNEVKVVLLGQDPYHGPGQAHGLSFSVPKGQRIPPSLRNVYKELSSDIEGFVAPKHGCLESWADQGVFMLNAALTVEHKKAASHAKIGWQNFTDAVIQKLSEEREGLVFMLWGGFAKKKKVLIDESKHLVLEATHPSPLAGTAFLGSAHFSKANAYLEKQGKKPIDWRLEA, from the coding sequence ATGAGTCAAGTACAAATTGAAGCCTCTTGGTTAGAGGTCTTAAAAGCAGAATTTGAGCAAGATTATTTTGCCAAAATTAAGGCCCGAATACTGGCCGATAAACAAGCGGGCAAAACTATTTATCCACCTGGTCCCCTTATTTTTAATGCCTTTAATAAAGTCCCTTTTAATGAGGTGAAGGTGGTCCTTTTGGGCCAAGATCCTTATCATGGACCTGGGCAAGCGCATGGGCTTTCGTTTTCGGTGCCCAAGGGCCAGCGAATTCCGCCTTCTTTGCGCAATGTCTACAAAGAATTGAGCAGCGATATTGAAGGTTTTGTCGCTCCAAAACATGGTTGTTTGGAGTCTTGGGCCGATCAAGGCGTCTTTATGCTCAATGCGGCCCTAACTGTAGAGCATAAGAAGGCGGCTTCTCATGCCAAAATTGGCTGGCAAAATTTTACAGATGCCGTCATCCAAAAATTGTCAGAAGAGCGAGAAGGTTTGGTCTTTATGCTTTGGGGCGGCTTTGCCAAAAAGAAAAAGGTCCTTATTGATGAAAGTAAACATTTGGTTTTAGAGGCCACGCATCCTTCGCCTCTGGCGGGAACGGCCTTTTTGGGCTCGGCTCATTTTTCAAAAGCCAATGCCTATTTAGAAAAACAGGGGAAAAAGCCAATTGATTGGCGTTTGGAGGCATAA
- a CDS encoding RusA family crossover junction endodeoxyribonuclease: MQKIVIAVIGKPASVQSSGKRRERWKGQIRKEAKRVLAKRKDLPNERAMELSISYYYHQETDLDTDNIIKPIQDALNGEVYLDDKQVKKVSAHGRNIYDIQDIRGAKAYLIQCFQDAFRQEEDFISITIEAYELQTRLS; the protein is encoded by the coding sequence GATTGCCGTAATTGGCAAGCCGGCCAGTGTGCAATCGAGTGGAAAAAGGCGAGAGCGCTGGAAGGGACAGATACGAAAAGAGGCCAAAAGAGTGTTGGCCAAACGCAAAGATTTGCCCAATGAACGGGCCATGGAATTATCTATTTCCTATTATTATCATCAGGAGACGGATTTGGATACGGACAATATCATCAAGCCAATTCAGGATGCTTTGAATGGGGAAGTTTACTTGGATGACAAACAAGTTAAAAAAGTAAGTGCCCATGGGCGGAACATTTATGATATTCAAGACATTAGAGGAGCTAAAGCCTATCTAATTCAATGTTTTCAGGATGCTTTTCGGCAAGAAGAAGATTTCATTTCGATTACGATCGAGGCTTATGAATTGCAAACCCGCCTCAGTTAA